From the genome of Carassius gibelio isolate Cgi1373 ecotype wild population from Czech Republic chromosome B10, carGib1.2-hapl.c, whole genome shotgun sequence, one region includes:
- the LOC127966098 gene encoding protocadherin beta-7-like, whose product MEHRLFSIPFFTHFVALVLFALRTVCDDLSYNIPEETKLQYVIGNIAMDLKQLSARKTRIETEDSSKRYCDVNLNTGDLIVAETIDREELCGSRMSCILSYELVLENPLEVHRIILQIQDINDNAPRFPNERISFEITESADKGQKFRLDEAHDKDIGKNGIKGYALAKNKHFVLDIHDSVDGGKYAELVLEKELDREQQKEIDMILTATDGGSPQRSGTAVIHITVLDANDNVPVFSESVYKVTVAENTPSGTEIIKVSATDADEGPNGEVTYEFSRISDKAVKLFSIDKKTGQIMVVGEIDYESEKNYEMIIQSKDASGLASTAKIIIDITDVNDNSPRIILKSLNNPVPENSEPGTEVGIINVQDKDSGENRQIRCSVQQNVPFKLNPSVKNYFSLITTKALDREKESDYNITITATDGGSPPLSTSMIINLFVSDVNDNPPVFEQQSYSTYISENNKPGTSVCSVSANDPDWRQNGTVLYSLAPSEVNGVPVSSFLSINGDTGVIHAVRSFDYEQFRNFTVKVVARDNGSPPLSSNVTVKVFITDENDNSPQILYPVPDGKSLMTEMIPKVSLSGSLVSKVIAVDADSGQNAWLSYQIVKSTDPGLFSIGLHSGEIKTQRDISESDKLMKQNLVISVKDNGQPSLSTTCAVNLLISDNLSEVPELKDMTYEENNSELTSYLIIALVSVSTFFLTFIILIVAVKFCHRRKPRLLFDGAVAIPSAYLPPNYAEVDGAGTLRSSYNYDAYLTTGSRTSDFKFVSSYNENTLPAGGTLKKEHNFQFGSNMITIDFTGNEDEVREV is encoded by the coding sequence ATGGAACACAGGCTATTTTCAATTCCTTTTTTTACGCATTTCGTTGCTCTCGTTCTCTTTGCTCTCAGAACCGTCTGTGATGATCTGAGCTACAATATTCCGGAAGAAACGAAGCTCCAGTATGTAATTGGAAATATAGCCATGGATTTGAAACAATTGTCTGCTCGTAAGACTCGGATAGAAACGGAGGACAGCAGCAAACGGTACTGTGATGTTAATCTGAATACTGGTGATTTAATCGTTGCAGAGACAATAGACCGAGAGGAGCTTTGTGGATCTCGAATGTCCTGCATTCTGAGTTATGAGCTCGTCCTGGAAAACCCTCTTGAAGTGCACCGTATAATTCTACAAATTCAGGATATAAATGACAATGCACCACGATTTCCAAACGAACGTATTAGTTTTGAAATTACAGAATCAGCAGACAAAGGCCAGAAATTCCGCTTGGATGAGGCACATGACAAGGATATAGGAAAAAATGGTATTAAAGGTTATGCACTTgcgaaaaataaacattttgtattgGATATTCACGATAGTGTAGATGGAGGAAAATACGCTGAACTAGTGTTGGAAAAGGAGTTGGATCGTGAGCAGCAGAAGGAGATAGATATGATACTCACAGCTACTGATGGTGGTTCACCACAGAGATCTGGAACTGCTGTCATACACATCACTGTTCTCGATGCTAATGATAATGTGCCAGTGTTTAGTGAGTCTGTTTATAAAGTCACTGTGGCTGAAAATACACCTTCAGGAACAGAGATAATCAAAGTGAGCGCCACTGATGCTGATGAAGGTCCAAACGGCGAAGTGACCTATGAATTCAGCAGAATATCAGACAAAGCTGTAAAATTGTTTTCAATTGATAAAAAAACGGGACAAATTATGGTGGTTGGAGAAATCgattatgaaagtgaaaaaaattatgaaatgataATTCAGTCCAAAGATGCCTCTGGACTGGCATCAACTGCTAAAATTATAATAGATATAACTGATGTTAATGATAATTCACCAAGAATCATCCTTAAATCTTTGAATAATCCGGTACCTGAAAACTCTGAGCCAGGAACCGAGGTGGGAATCATTAATGTTCAAGACAAAGATTCAGGAGAAAATCGGCAGATTCGTTGCTCCGTTCAGCAAAATGTTCCTTTCAAACTGAACCCATCTGTTAAAAACTATTTCTCTCTGATTACTACAAAAGCtctagacagagagaaagaatctGATTATAATATTACCATCACAGCCACAGATGGGGGATCTCCACCACTATCCACCTCCatgataattaatttatttgtctcAGATGTGAATGACAATCCTCCTGTGTTTGAACAGCAGTCCTACAGCACTTACATAAGTGAAAATAACAAACCAGGAACTTCTGTTTGTTCTGTCAGTGCAAATGACCCAGACTGGAGACAGAACGGGACTGTACTGTACTCTCTGGCTCCCAGTGAAGTCAATGGGGTCCCAGTGTCCTCCTTTCTATCTATTAATGGAGATACAGGGGTGATTCATGCTGTAAGATCATTTGACTATGAGCAGTTCAGAAACTTCACTGTCAAAGTTGTTGCCAGAGACAATGGATCTCCACCGCTCAGCAGTAACGTGACTGTGAAAGTCTTCATAACAGATGAGAATGATAACTCTCCACAGATATTATACCCTGTCCCTGATGGAAAGTCTTTAATGACTGAAATGATCCCTAAAGTGTCTCTCTCAGGCTCTCTGGTGTCCAAGGTGATCGCTGTAGATGCTGACTCTGGACAGAATGCATGGCTGTCCTATCAGATTGTCAAATCTACTGATCCTGGACTTTTCTCCATTGGTCTCCACAGTGGAGAGATCAAAACACAACGAGACATTTCTGAATCTGACAAGCTGATGAAGCAGAACCTTGTTATTTCAGTGAAGGATAACGGACAGCCCTCTCTGTCCACCACCTGTGCTGTAAATTTACTAATTTCTGACAACCTTTCTGAAGTTCCTGAACTTAAAGATATGACTTATGAGGAAAACAACTCTGAACTGACATCGTATTTGATCATTGCATTAGTTTCTGTGTCCACCTTCTTCCTGACGTTCATCATTCTGATCGTGGCAGTGAAGTTTTGTCACAGGAGAAAGCCCAGACTGTTGTTTGATGGAGCAGTTGCTATTCCCAGTGCCTATCTTCCTCCCAACTATGCAGAGGTGGATGGAGCAGGAACTCTCCGCAGCTCTTACAATTATGACGCGTATCTAACCACAGGCTCGCGCACCAGTGACTTTAAGTTTGTGAGTTCGTATAATGAAAACACGCTTCCTGCTGGTGGGACTCTGAAAAAGGAGCACAATTTTCAATTTGGCTCGAACATGATAACAATTGACTTTACAGGAAATGAAGACGAGGTAAGAGAAGTTTAA
- the LOC127966764 gene encoding protocadherin beta-7-like, with the protein MEHKLFAVHFFAFFVAFLLFPLKAVCSDLSYSFPEETKRQYVIGNIAKDLGMDVKQLSARKSRIDTEDSSKRYCDVNLNTGDLIVAETIDREELCGSRMSCILSYELVLENPLEVHRIILQIQDINDNAPRFPNDRFNFEIRESAYKGQRLRLHEAHDSDIGYNAVNSYSLERNDHFVLHVHDTADGGKYAELVLEKELDREQQKEIDMILTATDGGSPQRSGTAVIHITVLDANDNVPVFSESVYKVTVAENTPSGTEIIKVSATDADEGPNGEVTYEFSRMSDKTAKLFFINKATGQIVVIGEIDYESERKYEIGIHAQDASGLASTAKVIIDITDVNDNPPRIILKSLNNPVPENSEPGTEVGIINVQDKDSGENRQIRCSVQQNVPFKLNPSVKNYFSLVTTKALDRENESDYNITITATDGGSPPLSTSMIINLFVSDVNDNPPVFEQQSYSTYISENNKPGTSVCSVSANDPDWRQNGTVLYSLAPSEVNGVPVSTFLSINGDTGVIHAVRSFDYEQFRNFTVKVVARDNGSPPLSSNVTVKVFITDENDNSPQILYPVPDGKSLMTEMIPKVSLSGSLVSKVIAVDADSGQNAWLSYQIVKSTDPGLFSIGLHSGEIKTQRDISESDNMKQNLVISVKDNGQPSLSTTCAVNLLISDNLSEVPELKDMTYEDNSAKLTSYLIIALVSVSTFFLTFIILIVAVKFCHRRKPRLLFDGAVAVPSAYLPPNYAEVDGAGTLRSSYNYDAYLTTGSRTSDFKFVSSYNENTLPAGGTLKKERSFHFGSSMITLDVTGNEDEVRKL; encoded by the coding sequence ATGGAACACAAATTGTTTGCAGTTCATTTCTTTGCGTTTTTCGTGGCTTTTCTCCTGTTTCCCCTGAAAGCCGTCTGTTCAGATCTGAGCTACAGCTTTCCGGAAGAAACGAAGCGCCAGTATGTTATTGGAAATATAGCCAAGGATCTCGGGATGGACGTGAAACAATTGTCTGCTCGTAAGTCTCGGATAGACACGGAGGACAGCAGCAAACGGTACTGTGATGTTAATCTGAATACTGGTGATTTAATCGTGGCAGAGACAATAGACCGAGAGGAGCTTTGTGGATCTCGAATGTCCTGCATTCTGAGTTATGAGCTCGTCCTGGAAAACCCTCTTGAAGTGCACCGTATAATTCTGCAAATTCAGGATATAAATGACAATGCACCACGATTTCCAAATGACCGTTTTAATTTCGAAATCAGAGAATCAGCATATAAAGGTCAGCGACTACGTTTGCATGAGGCACATGATTCAGATATTGGGTACAATGCAGTCAATAGCTATTCACTGGAGAGAAACGACCATTTTGTTTTGCATGTTCATGATACTGCAGATGGAGGAAAATACGCTGAACTAGTGTTGGAAAAGGAGTTGGATCGTGAGCAGCAGAAGGAGATAGATATGATACTCACAGCCACTGATGGTGGTTCACCACAGAGATCTGGAACTGCTGTCATACACATCACTGTTCTCGATGCTAATGATAATGTGCCAGTGTTTAGTGAGTCTGTTTATAAAGTCACTGTGGCTGAAAATACACCTTCAGGAACAGAGATAATCAAAGTGAGCGCCACTGATGCTGATGAAGGTCCAAACGGCGAAGTGACCTATGAATTCAGCAGAATGTCAGATAAAACTgctaaattgttttttattaataaggcAACAGGACAAATTGTGGTGATCGGAGAAATTGATTATGAAAGtgaaagaaaatatgaaataggAATTCATGCTCAAGATGCCTCTGGATTAGCATCAACAGCAAAAGTTATTATAGATATAACTGATGTTAATGATAATCCACCTAGAATCATCCTTAAATCTTTGAATAATCCAGTACCTGAAAACTCTGAGCCAGGAACCGAGGTGGGAATCATTAATGTTCAAGACAAAGACTCAGGAGAAAATCGGCAGATTCGTTGCTCTGTTCAGCAAAATGTTCCTTTCAAACTGAACCCATCTGTTAAAAACTATTTCTCTCTAGTAACTACAAAAGCTCTAGACAGAGAGAACGAATCTGATTATAATATTACCATCACAGCCACAGATGGGGGATCTCCACCACTATCCACCTCCatgataattaatttatttgtctcAGATGTGAATGACAATCCTCCTGTGTTTGAACAGCAGTCCTACAGCACTTATATAAGTGAAAATAACAAACCAGGAACTTCTGTTTGTTCTGTCAGTGCAAATGACCCAGACTGGAGACAGAACGGTACTGTACTGTACTCTCTGGCTCCCAGTGAAGTTAATGGGGTCCCAGTGTCCACATTTCTATCTATTAATGGAGATACAGGGGTGATTCATGCTGTAAGATCATTTGACTATGAGCAGTTCAGAAACTTCACTGTCAAAGTTGTTGCCAGAGACAATGGATCTCCACCGCTCAGCAGTAACGTGACTGTGAAAGTCTTCATAACAGATGAGAATGATAACTCTCCACAGATATTATACCCTGTCCCTGATGGAAAGTCTTTAATGACTGAAATGATCCCTAAAGTGTCTCTCTCAGGCTCTCTGGTGTCCAAGGTGATCGCTGTAGATGCTGACTCTGGACAGAATGCATGGCTGTCCTATCAGATTGTCAAATCTACTGATCCTGGACTTTTTTCCATTGGTCTCCACAGTGGAGAGATCAAAACACAACGAGACATTTCTGAATCTGACAATATGAAGCAGAACCTTGTTATTTCAGTGAAGGATAACGGACAGCCCTCTCTGTCCACCACCTGTGCTGTAAATTTACTAATTTCTGACAACCTTTCTGAAGTCCCTGAACTTAAAGATATGACTTATGAGGACAACAGCGCTAAATTAACTTCTTACTTGATCATTGCATTAGTTTCTGTGTCCACCTTCTTCCTGACGTTCATCATTCTGATCGTGGCAGTGAAGTTTTGTCACAGGAGAAAGCCCAGACTGTTGTTTGATGGAGCAGTCGCTGTTCCCAGTGCCTATCTCCCTCCCAACTATGCAGAGGTGGATGGAGCAGGAACTCTCCGCAGCTCTTACAATTATGACGCGTATCTAACCACAGGCTCGCGCACCAGTGACTTTAAGTTTGTGAGTTCGTATAATGAAAACACTCTTCCTGCTGGTGGGACTCTGAAAAAGGAGCGCAGTTTTCATTTTGGTTCGAGCATGATAACACTTGACGTTACAGGAAATGAAGATGAGGTGAGAAAGCTTTGA
- the LOC127966762 gene encoding LOW QUALITY PROTEIN: protocadherin beta-7-like (The sequence of the model RefSeq protein was modified relative to this genomic sequence to represent the inferred CDS: deleted 2 bases in 1 codon), with product MEYRLFSVSFLSIFVAFLLYPWKTICLDLSYNIPEETKRHYVIGNIAKDLRMDVKKLSARKSRIDTEDSSKRYCDVNLNTGDLIVAETIDREELCGSQNPCILSYELVLENPLEVHRIILQIDDINDNAPRFSNERIVFEITESAIKGQRFRLHEAHDSDIGRNAVNGYSIEKNQHFILSVHDTADGGKYAELVLEKELDREQQKEIDMILTATDGGSPQRSGTAVIHITVLDANDNVPVFSESVYKVTVAENTPSGTEIIKVSATDADEGPNGEVTYEFSRISDKAVQLFSIDKTTGQIVVIGEIDYEKVKKYEVGIYAQDAFGLSSTAKIIIDITDVNDNPPRIILKSLNNPVPENSEPGTEVGIINVQDKDSGENRQIRCSVQQNVPFKLNPSVKNYFSLVTTKALDREKESDYNITITATDGGSPPLSTSMIINLFVSDVNDNPPVFEQQSYSTYISENNKPGTSVCSVSANDPDWRQNGTVLYSLAPSEVNGVPVSSFLSINGDTGVIHAVRSFDYEQFRNFTVKVVARDNGSPPLSSNVTVKVFITDENDNSPQILYPVPDGKSLMTEMIPKVSLSGSLVSKVIAVDADSGQNAWLSYQIVKSTDPGLFSIGLHSGEIKTQRDISESDNMKQNLVISVKDNGQPSLSTTFAVNLLISDNLSEVPELKDMTYEDNNSELTSYLIIALVSVSTFFLTFIILIVAVKFCHRRKPRLLFDGAVAVPSAYLPPNYAEVDGAGTLRSSYNYDAYLTTGSRTSDFKFIKSYNENTIPFSQTLCCDEKSTNTCSYTSGEGLSYPTLVRTNSLFC from the exons ATGGAATACAGATTATTTTCGGTTTCTTTTTTGTCGATTTTCGTGGCTTTCCTTCTTTATCCTTGGAAAACCATCTGTTTAGACCTGAGCTACAATATTCCGGAAGAAACGAAGCGCCATTATGTGATTGGAAATATAGCCAAGGATCTCAGAATGGATGTGAAAAAATTGTCTGCTCGTAAGTCTCGGATAGACACGGAGGACAGCAGCAAACGGTACTGTGATGTTAATCTGAATACTGGTGATTTAATCGTGGCAGAGACAATAGACCGAGAGGAGCTTTGTGGATCACAAAATCCCTGCATTCTCAGTTATGAGCTCGTCCTGGAAAACCCTCTTGAAGTGCACCGTATAATTCTACAAATTGATGATATAAATGACAACGCACCACGATTTTCCAATGAACGCATTGTCTTTGAAATTACAGAATCAGCAATTAAAGGCCAGCGATTCCGTTTGCATGAGGCACATGATTCAGATATCGGTCGCAACGCTGTTAATGGCTATTCAattgaaaaaaatcaacattttataTTGTCTGTACATGATACTGCAGATGGAGGAAAATACGCTGAACTA GTGTTGGAAAAGGAGTTGGATCGTGAGCAGCAGAAGGAGATAGATATGATACTCACAGCCACTGATGGTGGTTCACCACAGAGATCTGGAACTGCTGTCATACACATCACTGTTCTCGATGCTAATGATAATGTGCCAGTGTTTAGTGAGTCTGTTTATAAAGTCACTGTGGCTGAAAATACACCTTCAGGAACAGAGATAATCAAAGTGAGCGCCACTGATGCTGATGAAGGTCCTAATGGGGAAGTGACATATGAATTCAGCAGAATATCAGATAAAGCAGTACAATTATTTTCAATTGATAAGACAACGGGACAAATTGTGGTGATCGGAGAAATTGATTATGAAAAAGTCAAAAAGTACGAAGTAGGAATTTATGCCCAAGATGCCTTTGGGCTGTCATCAACTGCTAAAATTATAATAGATATAACTGATGTTAATGATAATCCACCTAGAATCATCCTTAAATCTTTGAATAATCCAGTACCTGAAAACTCTGAGCCAGGAACCGAGGTGGGAATCATTAATGTTCAAGACAAAGACTCAGGAGAAAATCGGCAGATTCGTTGCTCTGTTCAGCAAAATGTTCCTTTCAAACTGAACCCATCTGTTAAAAACTATTTCTCTCTAGTAACTACAAAAGCtctagacagagagaaagaatctGATTATAATATTACCATCACAGCCACAGATGGGGGATCTCCACCACTATCCACCTCCatgataattaatttatttgtctcAGATGTGAATGACAATCCTCCTGTGTTTGAACAGCAGTCCTACAGCACTTATATAAGTGAAAATAACAAACCAGGAACTTCTGTTTGTTCTGTCAGTGCAAATGACCCAGACTGGAGACAGAACGGTACTGTACTGTACTCTCTGGCTCCCAGTGAAGTCAATGGGGTCCCAGTGTCCTCCTTTCTATCTATTAATGGAGATACAGGGGTGATTCATGCTGTAAGATCATTTGACTATGAGCAGTTCAGAAACTTCACTGTCAAAGTTGTTGCCAGAGACAATGGATCTCCACCGCTCAGCAGTAACGTGACTGTGAAAGTCTTCATAACAGATGAGAATGATAACTCTCCACAGATATTATACCCTGTCCCTGATGGAAAGTCTTTAATGACTGAAATGATCCCTAAAGTGTCTCTCTCAGGCTCTCTGGTGTCCAAGGTGATCGCTGTAGATGCTGACTCTGGACAGAATGCATGGCTGTCCTATCAGATTGTCAAATCTACTGATCCTGGACTTTTCTCCATTGGTCTCCACAGTGGAGAGATCAAAACACAACGAGACATTTCTGAATCTGACAATATGAAGCAGAATCTTGTTATTTCAGTGAAGGATAACGGACAGCCCTCTCTGTCCACCACCTTCGCTGTAAATTTACTAATTTCTGACAACCTTTCTGAAGTTCCTGAACTTAAAGATATGACTTATGAGGACAACAACTCTGAACTGACATCATATTTGATCATTGCATTAGTTTCTGTGTCCACTTTCTTCCTGACGTTCATCATTCTGATCGTGGCAGTGAAGTTTTGTCACAGGAGAAAGCCCAGACTGTTGTTTGATGGAGCAGTTGCTGTTCCCAGTGCCTATCTCCCTCCCAACTATGCAGAGGTGGATGGAGCAGGAACTCTCCGCAGCTCTTACAATTATGACGCGTATCTAACCACAGGCTCGCGCACCAGTGACTTTAAGTTTATCAAGTCTTACAATGAAAACACAATTCCTTTTTCTCAGACTTTGTGTTGTGATGAAAAATCAACAAACACATGTAGCTACACCAGTGGCGAAGGACTCAGCTACCCCACTCTG